A genome region from Bufo gargarizans isolate SCDJY-AF-19 chromosome 2, ASM1485885v1, whole genome shotgun sequence includes the following:
- the BIN3 gene encoding bridging integrator 3 has product MSWNPFKAGPKKQIVSKTVERDFEREYGKLQQLEDQTKKLQKDMKKSIDADLAMSKSAVRITSDLLGNPLCEPDPDFLCMVTALDTAMKRMDAFNQEKVNQIQKTVMDPLKRYSNVFPSLNMAVKRREQALQEYKRLQSKVEKYEEKDKTGAVIAKLHQAKEELRPIREDFEVKNRQLLDEMPKFYNSRIDFFKPSFQSLIRAEVVYYTEMSRVFGELAQQVDEAQLTDAERERENEDKLAELRALSIVADD; this is encoded by the exons GAACCCCTTCAAGGCCGGGCCGAAAAAGCAGATTGTTTCTAAAACC GTAGAGAGGGACTTTGAACGGGAATATGGCAAGCTCCAGCA GTTGGAAGACCAAaccaaaaaattacaaaaagacATGAAGAAAAGTATTGATGCAGACCTAG CCATGTCAAAGTCTGCTGTCCGGATCACGTCTGACCTTCTTGGGAATCCACTGTGTGAGCCAGACCCAGATTTCTTATGCATGGTGACCGCGCTGGACACTGCAATGAAACGTATGGATGCCTTTAATCAGGAGAAG GTAAACCAAATTCAGAAAACTGTGATGGATCCTCTGAAGAG GTACAGCAACGTGTTCCCCTCACTGAACATGGCGGTGAAGCGCAGGGAGCAGGCACTACAGGAATATAAGAGGCTGCAGTCAAAAGTTGAGAAATATGAAGAAAAGGACAAAACGGGGGCAGTGATTGCCAAATTACACCAG GCCAAGGAAGAGCTGCGCCCCATCCGGGAAGATTTTGAGGTGAAGAACCGTCAGCTGTTGGACGAGATGCCAAAGTTTTACAACAGTCGCATAGATTTCTTCAAGCCCAGCTTCCAGTCGTTAATCAGAGCAGAG GTGGTGTACTACACCGAAATGTCTCGGGTGTTCGGAGAGCTGGCgcagcaagtggatgaggcgcaGCTGACAGACGCTGAGAGAGAAAGGGAAAACGAGGACAAACTAGCCGAGCTGCGAGCCTTGTCCATCGTAGCCGATGATTGA